The Primulina huaijiensis isolate GDHJ02 chromosome 9, ASM1229523v2, whole genome shotgun sequence genomic interval ATTGCAATTGACTCATATACATGAAAATCTGATACAACAGCTCTGCCTGGGCGCCCTAACATTTTGTCACACCACGATAAATATACATATGACGCCCCGGGTAGATAAGACACACGCAAGTAATAAAAGTCGTCAAGACCACAACATCGGCATGGTACAAGTTAAAACTTGTTTCCTTCGCGTAACAGACGTTAAACTAATCAAATCTGAGCAGTATCGATGAACAGGAGCTGTTGGATTGCATGTACTTTCTATGAGTGGAAGGCCATGAATAAGTTCTGCCTCCTTGCATGCTCAGGGATAAGACGGTTGATGGTCTCGGGAGGTACACGTGAAAGCTCTGCAAACAACAAATGGCATATGGAAACTCAAGATACTCGTAAAAGTATAGTAGATGCAATGGCTTCAATTGTTACATTCTAGCCCCATGGAGAGCTGGCTTGGGTAGGGGGTGGGGGGAAAATCCAAGTAGATCGTTTGACGATGTAAGGATTTTGACACGAAGTGACAGACTACCTCGGCTCGTGTAAGTTACAAATTTCATCAGAAGACCAAAAGTAGACATAATATAAGTTCAGGTCAAGAAAATGCAGTGTAAACGCTCAACTTCAAAAACCACACCAATAAACCTTAAAACGGGGAGGACAAATTGTTTTTCATCTTATGTTGTGCTGCCTGGCGAAATAGTCACCATAAATACCAACTATTCAATGATTCCATATGGCAGTATAAAGTGAAATATACCTTGAGGTTTGAAGTTAAAGAGTGGAGGAAGAGGGCGACCATTTGGAAGTCGGGTGTTTGGATCCCTTAATTCGTCAAAGAAAGGGTGAATACAAGCTTCCAACTGCGATGCGATGAGAAACATATAAGATGTAGATTGACTTCAGATTTTAAAAGGGCTATATCTGGTTGAGAATGAGGATTTAACTTACGGCTGTGCATCTGAGATTTGGCGAGTACTGGAAAAACCGGCATACCAAGTCCACTGCTTCTGGAGGTAGACGCTTCTGGAAGACCTGAAATTGTATGCAGCACATGATCACATAAATGTTTCACTCAAAGCTGGAAATGTTGGAGATGGTTTCTTTTTGGAGGAAGTTCCACATGCAGAAGGTAATGCTCGTTTAAGTTAAAGATAATTAAGCTCCAAATAGGTTTAAATCAGTCACCctcttacacacacacacacacacacacacacacacacacatcatcgtcatcatcatcatcatcataataGCATATTCTCGCTAGTTGCGTGGTTGGCCTCTTAAATATATATccgaacatttttttattttatgtaccGGCGCCTGCCTCCACAATGACTTACAATATTAATGGCAGCATAATGCATCGAACTGAAATAGAACACTTACTTTTGACCAAATTTTACGAAAGATAGACTGACATATGCATCTAACTGTCTTTAGAGCTTTTTGACTCAAAATATAACTGATGATGGATACAGACAAAAAGAAAGCTTACATAACATACCTTGTGCCAAGGATGTGGTTTAATCTGAGGAAACTTGAACTCGGTATAGTTTGGGTTCATGCATTTGATCTCCTCTCTTGTAGGTGTTCCCAATACCTGTATTGGGTAATGGGCATAAATAATTGGAATTTGAAAAGGTCGGCatgacaataatttttttatgaaacggTTTTAAGACGGGTGTTGGAGCAGCATCTTCCGGCACAAATATTGAGTTTCACAGCCAGTACACCAAAATGGCAACATATCAACTCAATTTTAGATTTCCCACCTCATGACCAACGCAAAATTGTcagttgtttttttatttaacaaatatCAAAGTGAACTACATCTTTTGGATTTAAAAAGTTAGCGTCATACAAAAATTTATCCAAATATACCAAGTTTTTGGTCAAGTAAATTGAAAATATCTTGATTTGTAGGATACAAAAAGTTTAGACATTTTGGCACATATATTCCATTCATataacttgaaaaaaaaatataaatccaACTATCAGTGCAACTGGAATAACCTTAATAATTTCAACAAGTTGATCAACTCCACTCTCCCCTGGAAACAATGGCTGCAAAATCAGAGAGCTACATCTGATTAACTCAAAGAGGCAAAAGAGATTAGAAACATAAGTTTAGACATTCATCACAAAACCTGTCCAAGTAGTAACTCAGCCATTACACAACCAGTTGACCATATATCAATTGCAGTGGTGTATTCTGTGGCACCAAAAATAAGTTCAGGAGCACGGTAATATCTTGAACAGATATAGGATATATTGGGTTCTCCTTTCACCTGTATAATGATACACAGAAATGAGAAACGGCCGACTTTTTGAATGTAAatcaattattttggcaacgAAAAGCATTAATAATCATCCTGCACAAAGACGTACCAAAACTTTGGCACTGCCAAAATCACAAAGTTTCAGCTGATGCGTGTGCGGATTCACCTGAAAGTAAAATAATATAACTTCAACATctaaaattaatgaaaacaGCGTAACAAAAAGAAAACAACTGATTAGCTTATCTCTGACCCTCAACACTATTTAGCAGGACTTAAGGTCATCTTCTATTTTGCCAAGTTGCTGTAATATTTCTAGCTACAGTTTTTGATAAACTTGTATACAAATTATCAGAATTGATAAATTACACTTAGGCATCACTCATTTCCAACATCCAATCAGCCAGAGaacttttcattttaaaatataatgcaGCTGGAAAAGAAAGTGACAGTATATATCAGATAGTTCCACACAATAGCATTCAACAAAATGACATAGGGTAAAAAGGTTCTGTGTAATAATGGATGAATTTCCAACCTCGTCGCCCTGATTAAAATAATAGTCACATAAACTTACAAGAAGATTCTGAGGCTTTATGTCACGGTGACAAATACCAACTGAATTATGTATATAAGCAAGGGCTCGGCATATCTGCAGCAAAAGAAATTATTTGTCACGGGTGTGTGATACGTAAAGGAAAAAACTACGCTAGTATATATGTCTATTGTTCACAGATTCGGTAGCTTTCTTAAAAATTCGAACAGatggaaaataacaaaaaaaataaatattacaccACAAGAATTCATAATGGCTGGCTAAATCCCtatgttgtaaaaataaagatGAACATCAACCAAATCAATCCGATAATCTGGCAATACATTTgaaagagataaaaaaaaattatgcaaaattGCAGGAAAAGAATATGTCAATACTCAACAACCATCTCCACGCGAAAGGACAAAGATTCAAGTGctgctttatataataattaaaagatGATTACATACCTGGTAGGTATAGAGTTTGACATATATTAATGGCATCCTCTGGTTCATCCTGCTATATTGCCGCGTGATACGATTCACAGTTTCAGGAACATATTCAAGGACAAGATTCAAATATAGCTCTTCCTTCTCAGTTGTTGAGAAGAAATAATGTTTTAGGGCTACAATATTAGGATGGTCCAACATTTGCATAATCTGCAACTCCCTATTCTTGTAGCGCTTGTCTTGAAGTACCTTTTTAATGGCCACAATTTCACCAGTCTCCCTGCATTTTGCCTGTTACCAGTAGTTAGAATCATTAAAAAAGAGCACAATGTAGCAGCAAAATACAGGGTAAGTATCTTGACATGCAAAGCGCATGTATATACACAAACCACTGTCATTCAGCTTACTTGAAAAACCACTCCAAAAGACCCAGTTCCAACAACATGTTCTGTGATGTAACTGACAAACTGTAAACCAACACAAAACATCTGTGAATATCAAGAATCAAGTGAGCAAGCAAAGTAAACTTCTTGACAGCAATCTCAACCAACCTGCTTCGACTGACCATTTCGACCACCAATGGCAGTCCTTATGATGTGACCTGCTTCAGCACCCACACCATCAATGATATCTGGCTCACTATCCTGCAATATAAAGGACACTTCCCAG includes:
- the LOC140984560 gene encoding shaggy-related protein kinase kappa-like; amino-acid sequence: MASAGLGLGGAGSSRSANGFKVSNSSVDWLGREMNDMRLRDRVDLDNDNDSEPDIIDGVGAEAGHIIRTAIGGRNGQSKQFVSYITEHVVGTGSFGVVFQAKCRETGEIVAIKKVLQDKRYKNRELQIMQMLDHPNIVALKHYFFSTTEKEELYLNLVLEYVPETVNRITRQYSRMNQRMPLIYVKLYTYQICRALAYIHNSVGICHRDIKPQNLLVNPHTHQLKLCDFGSAKVLVKGEPNISYICSRYYRAPELIFGATEYTTAIDIWSTGCVMAELLLGQPLFPGESGVDQLVEIIKVLGTPTREEIKCMNPNYTEFKFPQIKPHPWHKVFQKRLPPEAVDLVCRFFQYSPNLRCTALEACIHPFFDELRDPNTRLPNGRPLPPLFNFKPQELSRVPPETINRLIPEHARRQNLFMAFHS